A genomic segment from Nicotiana tabacum cultivar K326 chromosome 9, ASM71507v2, whole genome shotgun sequence encodes:
- the LOC107823008 gene encoding uncharacterized protein LOC107823008 → MDQGGSLFLVVQEMRGIGRGRCGRGGTSYGRENFQGRGNFGATSQPHIQTGRVSDASVEMGQPSNPSQGPLQTGRVSTNSLQIPSLETQSSRNVAEPVHCSPEAENCAISSSNKKRGRGRGRGKYKSKSLEVKTKCGGKIKITIPDDIDRVVGSGARDIVNYCSLIMRSTISFQDGNWQKIVLKYGEVMWLKVKDKFEVCSGMREHRFQAFVISTMQRLFRAWKARLNIMYSKYNTNEERLSHRPEDVELEDWKYLIRYFGSPEFKVASERNKRNRDHQIIKHTYGTKSFAEVEESTRNPITGELDTPDKVWEIQHTRKDGRGELVWLDSQSQQIHGQLQEVVAQQQSEDIEHPMTRDEILSSVVGERTGYVRGKGYGKKPPKKSNIQQANI, encoded by the exons ATGGATCAGGGAGGCAGCTTATTTCTAGTTGTTCAG GAAATGAGAGGAATTGGACGAGGAAGATGTGGGAGAGGCGGGACTAGCTATGGTCGTGAAAATTTTCAAGGACGTGGCAATTTTGGAGCGACGTCTCAGCCACACATACAGACCGGACGTGTATCTGATGCATCTGTAGAGATGGGACAACCAAGTAACCCGAGTCAAGGACCTTTACAGACCGGACGAGTATCTACTAACTCTCTCCAAATACCTTCTTTAGAAACACAATCATCACGAAATGTAGCAGAACCTGTGCATTGCTCTCCAGAGGCTGAAAATTGTGCAA TTTCTTCCAGTAATAAaaaaagaggaagaggaagaggaagaggaaaatACAAATCTAAAAGTTTAGAGGTAAAAACTAAGTGTGGTGGCAAAATCAAAATTACTATTCCAGATGACATTGATAGAGTAGTAGGTTCTGGGGCTAGAGATATTGTTAATTACTGTAGTTTGATCATGAGGAGCACTATCTCGTTCCAAGATGGAAATTGGCAGAAAATAGTTTTGAAATACGGAGAAGTAATGTGGTTAAAGGTCAAG GATAAATTTGAAGTTTGCAGCGGGATGCGAGAACATAGGTTTCAGGCCTTTGTAATTAGCACTATGCAAAGGCTTTTTAGAGCATGGAAAGCTCGACTCAACATTATGTACTCTAAGTACAATACTAATGAAGAAAGATTATCTCATCGACCTGAAGATGTTGAGCTTGAGGACTGGAAATACCTAATACGATATTTTGGAAGTCCGGAATTTAAG GTTGCAAGTGAGAGGAACAAAAGAAATAGAGATCATCAAATAATTAAGCATACTTATGGTACAAAGTCTTTTGCAGAAGTAGAGGAATCTAcg AGAAATCCTATTACTGGAGAATTGGACACACCAGATAAAGTTTGGGAGATCCAACATACACGCAAGGATGGTAGAGGCGAACTAGTGTGGTTGGATTCACAATCCCAACAAATTCAT GGTCAACTCCAGGAAGTTGTCGCTCAACAACAATCTGAGGATATCGAGCATCCCATGACTAGAGATGAGATTTTATCCTCCGTTGTTGGTGAGAGAACAGGCTATGTTCGTGGAAAAGGATACGGAAAGAAGCCTCCTAAAAAGAGTAACATTCAGCAGGCAAACATATAG
- the LOC107795902 gene encoding uncharacterized protein LOC107795902 isoform X1, with the protein MKQVLLLLLLLLSTLVYESQGRHLKKGNLSSSKNPILQQENVLKERSEGGTGEVILCKDGHCSSSGRNRKLMTKTTSTSSPTTTSTKNIKNNEGNKGDHTVLKGQSSSERVIGGKEENFSVNSSPETGHRKTSSEHYPDVLDLAGMDYSPAKRKPPIHN; encoded by the exons ATGAAGCAagttcttctacttcttcttttaCTATTATCCACTTTAGTATATGAATCACAAGGTAGACACTTGAAGAAGGGGAATCTCTCATCATCCAAGAATCCCATATTACAG CAGGAAAATGTTTTGAAAGAAAGAAGTGAAGGAGGTACTGGAGAAGTCATTCTTTGCAAAGATGGCCATTGTTCATCATCAG GAAGAAATAGGAAACTTATGACAAAAACAACCTCTACTTCTAGTCCTACCACAACTTCAACAAAG AATATCAAGAATAATGAAGGCAATAAAGGTGATCACACAGTATTGAAAGGCCAATCAAGTAGTGAAAGGGTAAtaggtggaaaagaagaaaatttctCAGTCAATTCGTCACCGGAAACCGGCCACCGGAAAACGTCTTCCGAGCACTACCCGGACGTACTAGACTTGGCCGGAATGGATTATTCTCCGGCAAAGAGAAAACCTCCAATTCACAACTAA
- the LOC107795902 gene encoding uncharacterized protein LOC107795902 isoform X2 — protein sequence MKQVLLLLLLLLSTLVYESQGRHLKKGNLSSSKNPILQENVLKERSEGGTGEVILCKDGHCSSSGRNRKLMTKTTSTSSPTTTSTKNIKNNEGNKGDHTVLKGQSSSERVIGGKEENFSVNSSPETGHRKTSSEHYPDVLDLAGMDYSPAKRKPPIHN from the exons ATGAAGCAagttcttctacttcttcttttaCTATTATCCACTTTAGTATATGAATCACAAGGTAGACACTTGAAGAAGGGGAATCTCTCATCATCCAAGAATCCCATATTACAG GAAAATGTTTTGAAAGAAAGAAGTGAAGGAGGTACTGGAGAAGTCATTCTTTGCAAAGATGGCCATTGTTCATCATCAG GAAGAAATAGGAAACTTATGACAAAAACAACCTCTACTTCTAGTCCTACCACAACTTCAACAAAG AATATCAAGAATAATGAAGGCAATAAAGGTGATCACACAGTATTGAAAGGCCAATCAAGTAGTGAAAGGGTAAtaggtggaaaagaagaaaatttctCAGTCAATTCGTCACCGGAAACCGGCCACCGGAAAACGTCTTCCGAGCACTACCCGGACGTACTAGACTTGGCCGGAATGGATTATTCTCCGGCAAAGAGAAAACCTCCAATTCACAACTAA